A stretch of Oryza brachyantha chromosome 4, ObraRS2, whole genome shotgun sequence DNA encodes these proteins:
- the LOC102717424 gene encoding cis-zeatin O-glucosyltransferase 1-like: MAIGSVESVAVVAVPFPAQGHLNQLMHLSLLLAARGLDVHYAAPPPHVRQARSRLQGWDPDAVRSLRFHGLDVPAYESPAPDPAAPPFPNHLMPMFEAFAVAARAPLAALLATLSASYRRVVVVYDRLNSFVAAEAARLRNGEAFGLQCVAVSYNVGWLDPEHRLVREHGLRFHPADACMSREFVEFISRAEQDDQDKSSAGIVMNTSRAIEGEFIDEIAAHPMFNELKLFAVGPLNPLLDATAPTPPGQTRHECMEWLDKQPPASVLYVSFGTTSSLHGDQVAELAAALKGSKQRFIWVLRDADRADIFADSGESRHAALLSRFTAETEGAGMVITGWAPQLEILSHGATAAFMSHCGWNSTMESLSHGKPILAWPMHSDQPWDAELLCKYLRAGLLVRPWEKHSEVIPAESIQKVIEEAMLSEKGAGIRRRAKELGEAVRASVADGGSSRKGLDDFVGYITR, translated from the coding sequence ATGGCGATTGGCTCGGTGGAATCGGTCGCCGTGGTGGCGGTGCCGTTCCCGGCGCAGGGCCACCTGAACCAGCTCATGCACCTGTCCCTGCTgctcgcggcgcgggggctGGACGTGCACtacgcggcgccgccgccgcacgtccGCCAGGCGCGGTCGCGCCTGCAGGGCTGGGACCCCGACGCGGTCCGCTCCCTCCGCTTCCACGGCCTCGACGTCCCGGCGTACGAGTCGCCGGCCCCGGACCCGGCCGCCCCGCCCTTCCCGAACCACCTGATGCCCATGTTCGAggccttcgccgtcgccgcgcgcgccccgctcgccgcgctcctcgCGACGCTCTCGGCCAGCTACCGCCGTGTGGTCGTCGTGTACGACCGGCTGAACTCCTTCGtcgcggccgaggcggcgcggctgcggAACGGCGAGGCGTTCGGGCTGCAGTGCGTGGCCGTCTCGTACAACGTCGGGTGGTTGGACCCCGAGCACCGGCTCGTGCGCGAGCACGGCCTCCGGTTCCACCCCGCGGACGCCTGCATGTCCAGGGAGTTCGTGGAGTTCATCAGCCGGGCGGAGCAGGACGACCAGGACAAGTCCAGCGCAGGCATAGTCATGAACACGTCTCGTGCGATCGAGGGCGAGTTCATCGACGAGATCGCGGCGCACCCCATGTTCAATGAGTTGAAGCTTTTCGCGGTCGGCCCGCTGAACCCGCTGCTCGACGCGACcgccccgacgccgccgggcCAGACGCGGCACGAGTGCATGGAGTGGCTCGACAAGCAGCCGCCGGCGTCCGTTCTCTACGTGTCATTCGGCACAACGTCATCCCTCCACGGCGACCAGGTCGCGgagctcgcggcggcgctgaaGGGCAGCAAGCAGAGGTTCATCTGGGTGCTCCGCGACGCCGACCGCGCCGACATATTCGCCGACTCCGGCGAGAGCCGGCACGCCGCGCTGCTCTCCCGGTTCACCGCGGAGACCGAGGGAGCGGGGATGGTGATCACCGGGTGGGCGCCGCAGCTGGAGATCCTCTCGCacggcgccacggcggcgtTCATGAGCCACTGCGGCTGGAACTCCACCATGGAGAGCCTGAGCCACGGGAAGCCGATCCTCGCATGGCCCATGCACTCCGACCAGCCGTGGGACGCGGAGCTGCTGTGCAAGTACCTCAGGGCGGGCCTCCTCGTGAGGCCATGGGAGAAGCACAGCGAGGTGATACCGGCGGAGAGCATCCAGAAGGTCATCGAGGAGGCGATGCTGTCGGAGAAAGGGGCGGGGATACGTCGGCGGGCGAAGGAGCTCGGCGAGGCCGTCCGCGCGTCCGTGGCAGACGGCGGGTCCTCGCGGAAAGGCCTGGATGACTTCGTTGGCTACATCACACGATGA